The Scyliorhinus canicula chromosome 17, sScyCan1.1, whole genome shotgun sequence DNA window ACAGCTCACCCTTCATTCTCCTCGGATTCCAGTTCCCAAAGATTCACAAAGCTGGAGACGGTGTTTTTCAGTTTGGTTCCTTCTACATTTTTCCACCTGCCAACATTTTCCAAAatcgaataataataataataataataataatctttatttattgtcacaagtaggattatattaacactgcaatgaagttactgtgaaaagcccctagtcgccacactctggcacctgttcgggtacacagaagaagaattcagaatatccaattcacctcagTCTTTTGGTACTTGTGAGagggtgggaggaaatcggagcacccagagaaaacccacgcagactctgcacaggcagtgatccaagccaggaatggaacctcggagccgtgaagcaacagtgctaaccactgtgctgccaggcTGCCCTCTCAATCCTCTAATTTGCATTATGTCTGGGGATGAGGAAATTCAGTTTTGTGGAGAGATTATAAACAGGGATTGCTCTCTTCAAAGAGAAGATTAAACAGAGATTTCATGGAGCTGTTCAATATTATGGGATGGTGACTGGGGAAATGGGCGGTTTGCTAGAGCagaaagggagaaactgtttccactgatgAGGGTCAGCAGTCAGAGGTTAACTGAAGAAAGACAGATTAGTAATTATGTAGCACCTTTCTCAACCAGAGGGTGCCACAATTAAATCATTATTATATTGGCGGATTTTTGTTCCCATGTTTTATGGTCTATTCCTTTGTTCCCTTGAAACTGGACTATTCCCAGGATACCACATAAAGATGGGGCCATTCAAAAATAAAACCTAGCTGATTTATTTGGTTTTTACCCAGAATCTTCACCTTGAAACTGGGCTGGAGTTTATTAACAGcagaaaaatacctcaatgaacATGgttaacagcaaaatccaatcactgcAGAGatttgtgaacttgctggtgtctccgcagatggtatgactgagtgaatcccttcccacactgggaacaggtgaacggtctctccccactaTGGACTCGCTTATGTAGCAGCAGactggatgaccgagtgaatcccttcccacactgggagcaggtgaacggtctctccccagtgtgaattcgctggtgttcagCAAGTTGAGATGCTCGCTTGAGCCTAgacccacagtgagagcacctgaatggtctctcctcTGTGTGAACgcgttgatgggacatcagtttTGAGGCACCAATAAAGCACTTCCCGCAATCTGGGCACTGaaatggtctctcatcagtgtgaacacgttgatgagaCATCAGTTCAGTGGAGCGTTTAAAGCACTTACTGCAATCTAGGCATTTAAAAggtttctcatcagtgtgaacttgttggtgggACATCAGGTTCTTGGAACTTTTGAAGCACTTCTTGCAGTGTgagcatttaaacggtctctcatcagtgtgaactcgttgatgggacaTCAGGCTCCCAGAATTTTTAAAGCACATCTcacagtctgggcatttaaaaggtctctcatcagtgtgaactcgtagATGGGTCGTCAGGCTACTGGAACTTTTAAAGCACAACccacagtctgggcatttaaatggtctttTATCAGTGTGAACTAGTTGATGGGTCATCAGGTTCCCAGAACTTTTAAAGCCCTTCTTACAGCctgggcatttaaaaggtctctcatcagtgtgaactcgtagATGGATCATCAGGCTCCTGGAACGTTTAAaacacttcccacagtctggacattgaaaaggtttctcatcagtgtgaacttgcCAGTGTGAGAGCAGTTGCGAGTATGTAGCAAATCCCTTCccgcactcggagcaggtgaatgacctcgcctcagtgtgaacttgctggtgtctcacgAGGTCAGATGactgggtgaatcccttcccacatttggagcagataaatggcctctccccagtgtgaatttgctcaTGACTCAACAGGTTGGCCAACTGAGTAAATTCCATCTTACActccgagcaggtgaatggtcccTCTCCagtctgaactcgctggtgtgtcaacagTGCAGATGCCATCgtaaattccttcccacactcggagcaggtgaatggtctctctagTTTGATACCATCGATGAACTTCCAGGATTGATggcaagtgaatcccttcccacaatcttcATATTTCAAcaatttttctctgttgtgactGTATTTATGGTTTGACAGGTAAAATAAtcatccacacacagaacacgtatATAGTTTCTCACCACTGTGAACAGTGCTTTTTCGTTCCTTGTTTAAAATCTGATGATATTCAGGTTACGATAAATTGGGCGACTCTGTTGGATCCTGATGCAATCGTGAATGCAAATCCTTCCCTTCTAATACTCTGCAAAactaatttaaaacagaaaaaaggagagagtgagagagaacccacaaaaacaggttgcaaaattgagctgaatgaatttggtcatttgtggggccggcacaaggaaaagtgaccatgaaagctGCTGGCTTGCtgtaaaacccagctggttcagtaatgtcctccaGGAAAGAGAACCTGCCACCAGTCTGGGTCTACACAAAATTGGGGCTTTGATATGTGGAGGGGGCAGGTGAAAGGGGTTAAGTGAGGTGGGAGGAGAAGAGGAATTTATATATCTGCAGAATCTCCCAAACCATCATTTAGAAAGACAAGATTCACATGTGTGTGTGAACACCATCATCCCCAAGTCACAGACcatccttttttaaatataaatttagagtgcccaattcattttttcccaattaaggggcaatttagcatggccaatccacctaacctgcaatctttgggttgtggggggtgaaacccacgcaaacacggggagaatgtgtaaactccacacgaacagtgacccagagccgggatcaaacctgggaccttgacgccgtgagacagcagggctaacccatttcgccaccatgctgccctagtcacagaccatcctgacttgacTGAGATCCAGTcctggatgaacagaaatttcttCCATTTAAATACTGGGAAGACAGAATCCACCGTCTTCAGTCCCCGCTACAAGCTCCACTCCATGCACACTAAAACCATCCCTTTCCCTGGAAATTGTCTGAGGCCGAACCTGACTGTTCACAACCATGGTGGAATATTTATTTCTATATTTGAAAGTCAGGGTCGACAGGATGGAGTTTGGCGTTGTCGTATTGGGTGCCTAGGTCTATGCCTCAAGGCCCACCCATTTTCATATTCTTTGATTGACTTTGGAACAGTTGGATACAACCAAGGGGCTTGCTCCACCATTTCAGacggaatttaagagtcaaccagatggctgtggatctggagtcacatgtcaggcATCCAAGATTAAGACGGCAGATTTTTTTCCTTAAAAACAGCATTAGTGAATCAGTTGTTTTTTTATGATAATTAACAATGGTTCCTTGATCGCAATTAGACTTTCAATTTCAGACATTTAATAATTTCTAATTAAAAAGCCTGCCATAACGGGATCCAAATCTGGGTCCCCAgaccattactctgggtctccacCAAGATGACTTACCAACCACACATTTGTGCCATCTCCAAGAATAAGTATCCTTCTGTGAGGGCTCTGAGATCTCACactgcatttttttttacaaaatactTCTTGATATTGTCATGGATATTTCTAAAATTTCATAAATCGGGATAAAGAGCTTTGTAAAATGgctgaatctatctccacttgtgACCTCTGAACAAAAACAACTATCTGGGATTCATAAAGAAACTAACACCTTGTTGTATCTTTAGAGACATGCTGATTCTGGACTTTGGAACCCATGTTCTGAGGCAAGCGGCTGTTTAGCTCatagggctaatcgctggcttcgaaagcagaccaaggcaagccagcagcacggttcgattcccgtaacagcctccccgaacaggcgccggaatgtggcgactagaggcttttcacagtaacttcattttcaaggggctggtttagctcacaaggctaaatcactggcttttaaagcagaccaagcaggccagcagcacggttcgattcccgtaccagcctccccggacaggcgccggaatgtggcgactaggggcttttcacagtaacttcattgaagcctactcgtgacaataagcgattttcatttcatttcattttcatgtgaaaCACAATTATTCTCTGATTTCTGCAGtataaatctttcttttctctgtATTTTGCTGTTTGATTGAAAAGGGAGCAATGTTCAGACTCTCTCACTGCATTTTTGAGGGTGTATAAATAAACTAACCGTTTTGAGTTCATCCTACCTCAACAGATTAGTAAAATAGGCCATCAACAGATTAGGAATTAGGCCAACGCTTATAAAGGAGGAATCAAATCAAAACATCTTATGTTCAGATGTTTGGTGAGAAGAGAAATCAATGTTGTTTAAATTATCACCTCTTCTGTCCCTAAACATATCCCAATGATATCGCTCGACATGACCCTATCTTAATTCATGTTTCTGAAACTGTCATGCATTTCATGCTTACTCACAAGTCTTCTTCCATCACccctgagggaggagctggccagagttgtttggaaaaggagcctgcagggaagacagtggaacagcaaaggcaggagttttggggggttattagggaggcacaacagaaattcatcccaaggaggaggaaacatgctaagaggagggatgaggcatccatggctgactagggaagtcaaggacagcacgaaagcaaaagaaaaagcacaaagtggcaaggattagtgggaagccatagGATGGGGAATCCTTTAAAAgctagcagaggacaactaaaaaagcaataaggggcagGAGAGAAGATTAAATAAGAGTGTAGCTAgtataaaagaagatagcaagaggttttttttcaatatatataaggcaagagagaggcaagaatagacattggaccactggataATGAGGCAGGACAAGTAGTAATAGGAACCAGAGgagctgaatagttactttgcatcagtcttcacgttgGCAGATAccagaactccaggagaatcGGGGTAGAGgtagtgtagtggccatcactaaggagaaggttctggggaaactgaaatttTGAAGGTGGaaaaatcacctggactggatggactacaccccagggttctaaaggagatagctgaggagggtcccagaggactggaaaatggctaatgtaacacccatatttaagaagggagggaggcagaagatggaaaattataggccggttagcctaacTTCGGACgttggcaagattttagagtccattattaaagctgaaattgcagagtacttggaagtgcacgataaaataggactgagttaacacagcttcgtcaaagggaggtcacgtctgacaaatctgttagattctttgaggaggtaacaaggaagttggacaaaggagagccagtggacatgatctatttagattGACAAAGTGGCATAttagaggctgttaaataagttaagagcccatggtgttaagggtaagatactggcatggatagaggattggctgactggcagaaagcagagagtggggattaagTAGTATTTTTCAGAATTGCACccggtgcctcaggggtcggtattgggaccacaacttttcacattaatgatctggaagaaagagCTGAGGGCACTGTTGGCAAGACTGCAAATGATAAAAAGATCTGTGAAggagcaggtagtattgaggaagcacaaggacttggacaggctcagagagtgggcaaaaaagtggcagGTAGAATAGTGTAAAGTTATGCACTATAGGAAGCATGGAGGTacagactattttctgaatgggaaaaggcttaggaaatcagaagcagaaagagacttgggagtccttgttcaagattttcTCAAGGTTAAAGTATAGATTCAGAAAGCAGtgcggaaggcaaatgcaatgttagctttcatttcgagagggcgagaatacaagagtagggatgtacttctgaggttgtataactctctggccagaccccatttagagtattgtgagcatttgggccctgtatctaagggtccagaggaggttcacaagaatgattcctggaatgaacagcttgtcatacatggagcggttgaggactctgggtctgtactcgttggaatttagaaggacgagCCCTTGTAAGCTGTaccctatataccaccttcagctgtatcagccccaacctcgcacatgaggtggagacgttcaccctccacacaccagaactcctccataccctctcccaactcttcctcccactttgccttgatcccttccagcggcaccttctcctcttccaaaatagccccgtaaaccacagACACTACCCCCTTATtaaaaaacttacaggatactgcgaggcctggatcgagtggacgtggagaggatgcttccactataggaaaaattagaatcagagggcacagcctcactTTGAATGGATgaggatttaaaactgagatgaggaggaattttctcagctagatggtggtgaatctgtggaaccctttgccgcagaaggccaaAATCACcaaatgtttttaagacagagctagatagattcttgattaatacggggatcagggttatgggagaaggcaggggaattgggatgagaaaaatatctgccatgactgaatggcaggGTTTGGGTGTTCCGAACCCGATGTATTATAACTGGGCAgcgggtttgggtcttctgaaccggATGTGTTATTACTGGGTGGGGAATGTGGAGAatgtacggagctgggtcagaggcaTTGACTCCTAATGGGTCAAAATGAAGGAGAGTTTGTGTCGGGGGTCGGGATTAAAAGGAGCTAGCAACTGCACCGCTCACGATGGCCCCGGGGAGATCGTCagagagtccggtagtaatacCTTCGTTGAGAATATGGAGGCAGTAtcaccagcacttcgggttggggcagggtcaagggaaatgccaattcgggggaactatagatttgagccagggaagtgggatggaaattttcggagatgggaggagaacggaattagaacactaaaagatttgtttcttgtgggtctgtttgcaggattgaagaagcTGGGAGTGACGCATGTGCtgtagcagggggaaatgtttagataaatGCAGGTTTGaggctttgccagaaaggagatacagagcttccaggtggagctggcctccacattgctggaggtggtgctgacgacagagggactggagaagggggtagtgttcatggtttacagggctattttggaagaggagaaggcaccgctggaagggatcaaggcaaagtgggaggaacagttgggagagggtatggaggagttcTGGTGTGGAGTACTCtggagggtgaacacctccacctcatgtgcgaggttggggctgatacagctgaaggtggtatatagggcacaccttacaagggcacggatgagccagctctttgagggggtagaagatgtgggagaacattgagggggggttgcaaACAACATTCATATGTTTTAGTTCTGTCCAAACCCAGAGgactactggaaggaggtttttagggtaatctctgaagtggtgcacgtgaaactggacccgggggctcaggaggccatattcgtggTGTCGGacgagccggggttggaaacgggtgcagatgCAGATGTTGTAGCGTTTGCcttgttgattgcccgaaggctgATCCTGTTAGGGCGGAGATCAACATctcctggcgtggcagggggacctgctggaattgttgactcttgagaaggtcaaatttgaatgaggggaaggatggaggggggttctacaaatcatgggcattattcattatgcactttcaagaattggattacattgaacattgggggtggggggaaactgtatgtgttaatggtgactatgggtgattccagattcctttttgtcatttgcttATGTTGACACACAGGCCAACGTTTGGGGGtttggtaggaggatgggattgttgttattgatatggggattgacattgcattcattactgattattgttgggtgcaaatttgggagcaaacatgaaaaagaattaaaatatttttaaaaaaatgattcaaTGGCAGAATCATgcaccgagtggcctaattctgctcctgagtcttatggtcttaaaacggAGGTTTTTTGGAATCTGGACTCTGTCTTAAAGTGTGGGAGAGATcggaaccctcacaacttttaaatatttagatgagcacttgaaatgccattgcatacaaggTTACAGGCCAAGACCTGGAAAATGGGACATAAGTAGGTGCTTGACGGTCGTCACGACAAGcgatgggcctctttctgtgctgaaaaACTCGGATTGTTCCAACTAAACATTGCGGCCGTGTACATTTTCCCCACACAGTGATGGCTGCATTTTCCATTGGCAGTATTGCGGCCGTTAACTCAGGTTTGTAAGTTGCAAAAACCGTCTCCTCACTCGGGGAGAACGGGGGCTCAGGAAGTTATTTTTCGGAATTGGTGGTTTACGCGACATGTTTACGAAGCCTCTCCATCTACCCGTCGGATCCATCGCTCCCTCCATCCCTCTATTCCAACAACTTACCCATTGGGCTTCACATCAACCGCTTCCATCGCCATTactcacactgcgcatgctctatTCCCAGCCTCATTCAcaccgattggttggaggactctTGTTGCTCGTCCAGCCTCGCCATCTTTCGTCCTATTGGCTGCCGTCAATCAGCCGGCTATTGTGACGAGTTCAAAGGGTGGGAGCCGCCATAGGCTCAGCCTGATTTGCTGATTATTGGCAGCATTTCTGTTAGAGAATTAGAGCTGGAGATCGGTGGGATTAACATTAATTTCCCTAGTGCACTGATTATCACCTTT harbors:
- the LOC119952482 gene encoding oocyte zinc finger protein XlCOF7.1-like, coding for MASALLTHQRVQTGEGPFTCSECKMEFTQLANLLSHEQIHTGERPFICSKCGKGFTQSSDLVRHQQVHTEARSFTCSECGKGFATYSQLLSHWQVHTDEKPFQCPDCGKCFKRSRSLMIHLRVHTDERPFKCPGCKKGFKSSGNLMTHQLVHTDKRPFKCPDCGLCFKSSSSLTTHLRVHTDERPFKCPDCEMCFKNSGSLMSHQRVHTDERPFKCSHCKKCFKSSKNLMSHQQVHTDEKPFKCLDCSKCFKRSTELMSHQRVHTDERPFQCPDCGKCFIGASKLMSHQRVHTEERPFRCSHCGSRLKRASQLAEHQRIHTGERPFTCSQCGKGFTRSSSLLLHKRVHSGERPFTCSQCGKGFTQSYHLRRHQQVHKSLQ